A segment of the Salinibacter sp. 10B genome:
CAGAATGGTGGTTTCTCCCACCGACGACTGTGCACTGAGGTGGAGGTGCGGTTCCCAGCTGTTGCCACTGTTGCCGACCTGCCCGAGACGCGTGCCCGTTGTCACAGAATCGCCCGGTTGCACCTGTATGCTTTGGCGTTTCAGGTGCGCCAGCAACACGTACGCGTCGGGAGCGCAGCGGAGCAGTACGTAGTTGCCGGCCTTGCGAGTGGTATCGCGAGTCGGTGGGGAGAGGTCGGGAAGACTCCCTTCCGTTGACTCTACCATTCCGTTGCACGGGGCGTAGATCGGGGTCCCGAAGATCGCGTACTGGTCGAGCACCGTCGGGTACAGGCCTTTTGCGCGGTTGCCGGTGGGATAGAGCTGGACGATATCGAGTCCCCAGAGTTGCCCGCGCCATCTCTGCAGCTTAGGGGCACCCACCTTCATGTGCGGATTCATGAGCGACTGACTGCCCCCGCTCGCGACGTAAAAAGCCTCGCTACGCAGCGGAAACGTCAGGTGTACAGGATCCTCGGGAACCCGGTGCGCCTGATAGACCTCTAGGAGGCCGGTCCCGCTGAGAAGGAGGAGAAGCCCCGCAATGGAAGGGCCGGTCCACTGCCATCCCACGGGCCGCGTCCAAAAGATGCGCCGCCGCATGCGCCAGCCGCCGTACGCCGCCATTACGACAAAAAGCCCCAAGAGGGCGTACCGGCCGTAATAGGAAAGCATGTGCCAACTGCCCAGGTAGAACGTCGCGAGCACGTAGCTCCCGACTGCCGCAGCCTTTAGGCCCCAAAGGAGTCGACACTCGCTGCGTAGCGCGACCCAGATCAAGGCAAGTGAGGGAAGAACGATGAGGGTAAGTATCGAAGAGACAAGAAGCAGAATCATAACACTGGAAGATCATGGGACCGACGGCGCACGGCGTGGATATGAAGCCGACACAATCAGCGTTGCGGCAAGCAGGCAGAGAGCAAGGCCGGCCCACCCGGCAGTTGCGGGAAAAATCGATGTAACTATGAGATAGGGCTGAGTGGCACTCCAGCCAACGACAGCAAGCACGGCAATTCCTCCCACGGCCTGAAGTAGCCGTCGTATCCAAGCCGTTCGCTCCAGCGGCGCGAACCGGCGCTCCTGTGTACGCAATGCCCAGACGAGGCGGTATAGCAGCCACAATGAAACGATCACCAGCAGCCCAATGAGGCCCCAAAGGGCCGTCGTTGCGTCAGTGATTCTACCCAGTTTTACTCCCCCAAAGCCGCGCCACGTGCTCCATGCCGTGAGTACGTGAGCGAAGAAGGGCCAGCTCCGCTCACTGTTGGTCAGAAGGACAATGCCGTCGCCGGATTCTGGAACCAGATGAAAATGGCTCATCCACCCGTGTCCTTGGCCCCCGTGCCATGCGGCCTGTCGGCTGTCTGGAAGGACTTCCACGAAATGCCCAAATCCATACCCATCCGCGACAATTCCGTAAAGGCCAGGAATGTCTGTCTGCGGTGCATGAAGCATGCGAATACTTTCGGGGGAGAGGAGCCCGTCCATCTCGTCGCCGAAGGAGAGCATCTCTGCGCGGAGAAACCGGGCGATGTCTTCGACGGGGGCAAGCAATCCGCCGGAGGCCCGAACCGGGTAGACGTACGGAGCCACTGGCGTGCCGTCTCCTTCATACCCCATCGGGATGTACTCTCGAAGCGAGTCCCTCCACGCAAATGTGGAGCGACGCATTCCCAGCGGTCTTAAGACCTCCTCTTCCATGTGCGTCGCGAAATCACGCCCGCTCACCTCTTCGATGAGGAGCTCAAGCAAGTTGAACCCGACGTTGGAGTATAAGAATTCCGAGCCGGGAGGTCGGATCAGCCGAGCCTCACGGGTCAGATAGTCGCGTAGGGAGGGGCGAGAGCTCTGAGGAGCATACTCCGCTCCTTTTCCGATGGGGCCCAGGGGAAGACCGGCCGTGTGGCTCAGCAACTGGCGGACGGTTACCTTTTGCGCGGCGTACTCCGTGTCCGGGAACGTCCAGTCCTCAAGATACTGATGCACGGGCGCATCCAAATCGATTCGACCGTCCTCGACCAATCGCATAACGGCCCAGGCGGTGACCGACTTCGAGATGGATTCCACGCGGCAGACCGCCTCCACAGTCATTTTCCGGCCCGACCCGGCATCTGCGGTGCCGTAGGCGCCGGACCATACCAGTGTGCCTTCATGAATGAGGGCCATGCTTGCCCCGGGAATCTGGTATTGCTCCACCAGTTCGGGGACGCGGCGATTGAGATGCGCAGTGAAGTGCTCAAGAGAGGAGAGTGGCTCAACAGGCGATTGAACACACCCACTTAAGAAAAACGCAAGCATTAGAACGGTGACCGCTGCTATTTGCCAATGGGCTCGCCTGCTTGCAATCTTTCGAAACCGCGTGCCATTCGGTTCACAACGTCGAGTATTCGGAAATAGATCTGACATAAGGTTCCCTCGCGGCTCCTGACGTTCGTCTCCTTACTGCCACTGTCACGCGGTGGCGAGGATACAGCAGGACGGTCCCGCCGAAGTGCGGTCTTCAGTGACGGGGTTCTCGGCCGTCGTATTTTTGTAGGCGATGGCCCCTCCAACTGGGGCGGCCCGCCTAACTGGGGCTCAAACACTTGTACAATATAGCCACGATTCCGTCTTGGCTGCCAGTGAAATGCAGTTCTCATCGTAAGGAAAAGGAGCAGCCACAAAGGGGTGGACTCCTGCGCGATGCGGAGACATTCAACTGCATGCATCTGCCGCCCGAGCCGTGTGGGGATCCTTGACAGAATAGGCTGGCAATATGGTTGACGCGTTGGGTGGGGGACGACCTAATACCAAATACTTAGGGTAGTTGTGCATTCGAGGTATCTATCAGATACTGATACCCGGTCAGGGGCGGGACCGCCTCGTCGGTGTAGCTGTGGAGCTTTTCGCTGACCCTTTCTTTCAGCTTGGAGAGCGTCTGGTGCAGATGGAACGCGAGGTGATCTTTCAGGTCCTCCCAGAACCGCTCGACAGGGTTGAGTTCCGGGCTGTAGGGGGGTAGAAAGATCACCCGAACGTTCTCCGGTATCGTGAGCTTGTTGGCCTTGTAAAACCGGCCGTTGTCCAAAGTCAGAACGTTCAAGCTCTGGGAGTACGCCGACGAGAAGCGGTGTGCTGGGGCTGTTACCGCCCAAAGTGCATGATGACCATTTGTAAAGGGCATAAGTTCGTTGAGGTGCGAAACACGCACACAGATTGGTCTCTAGTACTAATACGATTGTATTCAATTGATTAATTGAGTGATGGAAGATAAGCAGAAGCGTGCGTTCAAGGACGAGATTTACGAGCAGTTCGCCCGCATGGGCAAGGCATTCTCCAGTGCTTCTCGCCTGGAGTTGATCGATCTATTGGCGCAGCGGGAGCGCACTGTGGACGAGCTGGCAGAGGAGACCGAGATGTCGGTGGCCAACACGTCGCGCCACCTGCAGGTGCTGAAAGGGGAGCGCCTCGTGCGCCGACGAAAGGAGGGAACCCGCGCGTACTACACGCTCGCCGACCCGGAGGTGTACCGCGCCTGGAAGGCGGTGCGATCACTCGCCGAGACGCGTCTAGCGGAGGTTGAGGAAACGGTCAAGCGCTACCTGTCCGACCGCGACGAGATGGAGGCACTTTCCCAAGAGGAACTGGAGGAGCGCCTAGAGCGAGACGACGTTCTCGTCCTTGACGTGCGGCCGGAGGAAGAATTCGAGGCCGGCCACATACCCGGGGCGCGCTCGATTCCGGTGGACCAACTGGAGGAGCACCTGGACGAACTGCCCGAGGACCGGGACATTGTCGCATATTGCCGAGGACCGTACTGCGTTTATTCCGACGACGCGGTTCGAAAACTCCAGGAGAAGGGTCGCAATGCACGGCGTCTTTCGGAGGGCCTCCCGGACTGGCTCGTTGAAGGCCGATCGGTCGAGCACGGAGGGTAGTTTGTCATATTCAGGCTTCAGCCTACCACAAGTGGAGAAGCTTTACGTCTTATATTCAATTGTTCAATTGAGTACAGTGATGCAGCGTCATGGGTACTATTCACCCAAGAGCGGTCGGCCAGGACAAAGAATACCACGGGTGGGTCGACGATATAGCGTTACTCGAAATAACGTTACTCGGACTGGTTGATTGTACCGGCGTCGATGACACTCGTCCCGTTCTGGCAGCTGAGGCTGACTGAACACTCACCGGGGCTGATTGACGCTATAACGCCGTTCGCTGTTCAGTAAAATCAACAATTTCAAGTCATGAGGTCGGTTGCCTCAATTCTCACGATCGCCGCACTCCTCGTCTTTGTAGGCCCCGCTCAGGCTCAGACGGACGCTCGCCACGTCGATCTCGAAGTCGAGCCGTTGGCCTATGCCTTCGGCGGTGCTGGGTGGCACGTCTACCATGCAGGCCGTTGGAAGTACGAGATCGAAGTCTTCGGCCTCGAGATCCCTGAATCCCTTCCCGAAAACGACAGCTTCACCGCCTCCCCGCTGGGGGCCGAGTTGCACTTCGAGCGTTTCTCCGGCGAGGCTTCCGGCGGCTTCTACATTGGTCCCAGACGGGGATCGTTCGCCTCGACCTCGCCCACCAGGGCAGCGGGACGAGCGAGCAGCGTCTTCGGTACTCGATCGGGGTGCGGGGCGGGTATCAGTAGTATCCGGGTCTTGGCAACCACTACGTAAGCCGGGTGATTGGGGGCTCGTACACTCTGAATAGCGAGCCGATCACCATTGGTGGAGACACCTTCGAGAGCGGGCCTGTCGATCCGTGGGGCACCGTCGGCATTGGATGGATCTTCTTCAGGTAGGTGACAAGCCACTCCTGAGTTGTACGCATTTCTATAATCACGAACGCCTTGATCCATGAGCATAGAAGCGAGAACGACCAGCGAGTGGCCCTCTGAGGAAGATCTCGTAGACCTGGAGGCTGGGGGCGATCGCTGTGCCGTCAGCTAAAGAAGGAGCGTTCCAGCCCTTGGAGAACCGGAATCCGTAGATGCTCCATTCACCGATACTGTCAATAAGCGCTCCATGAAGTCTCCTGTTCACGGCATACGAGCCAACTGGAAGCAGTTCGTCCTGCAGGTCCTCACCGTCTTTGCGGTGGGGCTCACGATGGGCGCTGAGCGGAACGTGGTTCCTCTCATGGGAGAGGAAATCTTCGGCGTCGAGTCGTTTCTGGTCATCGGGACCTTCGTGGTGAGCTTCGGCCTCGTGAAGGCGATCTTGAACCTCTATTCGGGAAAGTGGGCGGACGCCTACGGCCGGCGGCCGGTGCTCATTGCCGGGTGGCTCTCGGCGGTGCCGATTCCCTTTCTGCTGATCTACGCCCCGAGTTGGGGGTGGGTCGCGCTCGGCAACGTCCTACTCGGGGTCAACCAGGGCATCGCCTGGAGCATGAGCATGATTTCGAAAATCGACCTGGCCGATTCGAAGGAGCGCGGCCTGGCTGCCGGCATTGACGAAGCCTTCGGCTACACCGGCGTCGCCATCGGGGCGTGGCTCACCGGCGTGATTGCCGCCCACTACAGCCTCCGCCCGGAGCCGTTTTACTTCCTGTTGGGGGTGATTGCCCTCGCGCTCCTGATCGCCGCATTCCTGATCGAGGAGACGCTTCCGTATGCCCAGGCCGAGGCCGATAAGAGGGCCGGCACTGATCGCGACGATGCTGAGCTGCCGTTCTGGGACATCGTGAAGCGGGCCACCTACCAGGATCGTACGCTGTTGGCCGCCGCCCAGGCCGGGCACGTCGAAAACTTCGTCGACACGCTCCTGTGGATCGCCGTGCCCATCTTTCTGGCCGGACACGGCCTCGGCCCCGCCGAGATTGGGGTCGTGGTCGGCGTGCACAGCGGGTCCTATTTCCTCCAGGTGTACACGGGCCGCCTCGGAGACCAGATTGGACGCAAGCCGCCGATTGTCGGTGGGCTTCTTCTTGCAGGGGCCGGTGTGTTGGGGATGGTGCTGGTGGAGGGGTATGCCCTTTGGATTCTCTTCTCCGGCCTGTCGGGGGTGGGCATGGCGCTGCACTATCCCAACCTGATTTCCGTCGCAAGCGACGCCTCCCATCCGCTCTGGCGATCCACCGGGCTCGGCGTCTACCGCATGTGGCGTGACCTCGGATATGCCGTGGGGGCGATTCTCATCGGACTCACCATAGACTTCTCTTCGATCGAGACGGCGTTCTATGGGGTGGCCGGGGCGATGTTTGTCTCCGGCATTTACGTTCTGTGGCGGATGGAGGAGACGCATCCGGAATTCGGCACGCATGTCTCTGCGACGCGACCTGAAGAGAGCGAGTTGGGCGCCGAATGACTGAGAGCCTCCTGTCCTACAATTGTACTTCGCATAAGGAGCTGATAACGCCATGACGTCTGACTCTGTGCGTTCGCCGACCGCTTCCCCTGGATGGATGCGCTGGTGGAACCGGACTCGATACCAGCTTTACGCCCCGATTTATGACTGGGTCGCCCGGCCACTCGAAGAGGGCCGCAAGCGGGCCATCGAGCAGGTCGCGCCTTCCTCCGACGACCGCATCCTGATCCTCGGAAGCGGACCCGGCTCCGACCTGGAATATCTTCCGCGGGAGGCCGAAATCACCGCGGTCGATGTAGTCCCGGAGATGGTGCGTCGGACGACATCGAAAGCGGAAGCGCTCGACATGAACGTGGACGCACAGGTTGGAGACGTGCAGGCACTTTCCTTCGAGGACGATTCGTTCGACGTGGTTCTGCTGCACCTCATTCTTTCGGTGGTGCCGGATCCGAAAGCTGCCGCCGCCGAGGCGGCCCGCGTCCTTGCGCCGAACGGACGCGTGTCGATCTACGACAAGTTCGTTCCTTCGGGAACGGAGCCGTCCCTGCTCCGGCGTGCGCTCAACCCACTCGCTCGATTCCTGTTTTCTGACCTCACCCGCGAGCTCGATCCCTTACTCTCTCAGGCCGGCCTTGAGGTCGCGACTCCTCGCAAATCTTCCCTCGGTGGGCTTTACACCGCAGCGGTGGCGCGTCCCATTCACGCTGTAGACACTGGAGACCGAACGGCTTCCGAGTAGCCTGAGGTTAGGTACGGATCACTTACGGCGCTATTCCTCACTCTCGAATCACGATCGTTATCCATGCCTGCTCTTCTCGACGCCCTGCAACAGACCCAGACCATTGCCATGCTCGCGGGGCTGGCGGCCTTGATGCTCTGGGAGCATGCCCACCCGTTTTTCGACTACTTTCGAAAGGCACCCAAGGAGCGCGGCGTGCACGCCCTTCGCAACCTGCTGTTGGGCGGGCTCAACGCGGGCGTCATCTCTCTGGTGTTCGTCGGGCTGTGGGGGGCAGCCGCCCTCTGGGCCGACCAGCAGGGCATCGGCCTCCTCCACTGGGCGGAGGCCGCGGCGGGCCTGCCGACCTGGGCCCACGCCCTCGGGGCGGTGCTGCTGCTCGACTTTTGGATGTACGTGTGGCACCGCATCAACCACGTGATTCCGTTCTTCTGGCGGTTTCATCGCGTCCATCACCACGACCCGAAGATGGACGTGACAACGGCCAGTCGCTTTCACGTCGGGGAGATTATTCTCTCGTCCCTCCTGCGGCTCGGAGTCATCGTCCTGGTCGGCGTGCATCTCTGGGAACTGGTCCTCTACGAAACGGCGATGTTTGCGGTCGTGCAGTTCCACCACGCCAACATCGCTCTGCCCGCCGGCCTCGACCGCACCCTGCGTGCGATTATCGTGACGCCCAACATGCACAAGGTGCACCACTCGCGCTGGCAGCCGGAGACGGACTCGAACTACAGCTCGCTCTTCTCCTTCTGGGACCGTTTGGGCCGCACGTTTCGACTCCGTGAGGATCCCTCGACGCTGGAGTTCGGGCTCGACGGGTGGGACGCGCCGGAGGACCAGCGGTTTGCGGGCCTGCTGTGGGCGCCGCTCAAAACCGTCGACTCCGACGAGGATCTACGCTCGAAGACAGTGTCGGTGGAATCCCCGTCTCGCGAAGGCGATTCCGCCCGCACGGAGTGAGGAGAGGGAGGCTGGCAGAACCAGCTTTCAGGTCTTGGGTCGACGCAATGGGGCGGGGAGCCGACTGCCGATCTTCTGACCGGAACGTTCTGCCCGGCACTGCTCACGCTCTACACCCGTGAGGCAACGTCTACCGTCTGCGAAAGGCTCGAAGCAGCGCCGGATCCGGAGGGAGGCATTGAGATCCTTGACATGTTCTGGGACCCGGAAGACTTAAGGCCAGATGGGGCCACCGCCAACCGCGTGCCCCCTCTTCTCGTCTATGCCGATCTCGTGGCCCTGGCAGATCCCAGGGGGCTGAACATCGCCCGGAAGATTCGAAAAGAACACCTCGGTGGAAGAATGGCCCCGAAGCGTTGAGCGCTTCCTAAGCCGAAGGATGTCACCAGAAAGAAGTGCATCCCGATCACATGTTTCGTAGTTGCTGCTCTCCTCTCGACCTCGACGGCGAGCCGATGCCGATCGAGACCTTCCGCGACCTTTACCACGTGCCCGGCTTCAAATACGAGTACGTGAATGGGCGGGCGGACATCTCCGTGCAGCGTTCGGCACACGCCATCGTCGCGGCGCCCACAGGTCGGATCGTGGAGCAAACTGACCGTTCGTTGCCCGACGACGTGGAGATGGATTCGGCAGCCGGCACGCCTGTTGGGGACCTCGAATCCCTCTGGGTAAACGCCTTTGCCCGGACGCTGGACTACTACGGCTGGGCCATAGAGGACATCCGCGACGACGCGCGTAAAAGTCTCGACAGGCTTTTCGGAGAAGAAGCCCTTCACCCTGCGTCCCTTGTTGCGCATTGGAGGGGCGATCTCGCAGCTTCTCGTGAACCAGGCCAAGACCCGGCCGCTGATCGACTTCTTGTGCGTGCGCCGGCACCTGCGCCGGAGGGGCGTAGCCAGGGCGCTCGTCCATCGGGGGGCTCGCCGCCTGAAGGAAGAAGCGGGTGCGAATCACCGAGTGACGCTCTGCAGCGGATACCTGCTTGCCAACCGCGAGAGCGCAGCGTGGCACGAAGCGGTCGGCTTTGTGGAGCTTCCCGACTGGCTCGTCCTAACCCACCGTTATCGGCGTCTGCAGCACAACCTCCGGCGGGGTCTCGTGCGGGACGTGTTTGGGGCAAAGCACCGGGCTGAATCCCTACAGGCTACCCTGGGCGAGATGAAGGAGGAGAGGCGGAGCGACCCGCTGGCCTACTCGCCCTCTCGGTGGCTTGACCCAAAGGAGGAGCCTACCGATGAGGAGGAGCGTACTGGTGAGGAGGGCACCTCCCTCGGAAGCCGGATCGACGGGCATCTGGAATCCCATTTCGACCGGCTTGATGGGTTGGGGCCTGTGTGAGAGGCGAGGCTGTTGGTTGCTATTTCCAGGTCGTTCGACGCCCACCTCAAAGAAACCACACGGGGTAGTGGCAAGTGTTGTCACCACGTAGTGACAATAAACCCAACCGGGCGACAGTCCAGCTCAATTCTCCCTCCGCTTATGCAATCTTTTGAAGAGAAGGGCCTTCCGGCCCTGCCGCTAACACATGATCTCATCCGATCGGTAGGCCGGTTGCATGAGTACCGGGGACGGGAACAGCTGTACACGCAGCAGGCCCGCCAGGAGCTCGATACGTTGAAGGAGGGGGCAGTCGTCCGGGGCGCCGAGTCTTTAAATCGAATGGAA
Coding sequences within it:
- a CDS encoding M23 family metallopeptidase; translation: MILLLVSSILTLIVLPSLALIWVALRSECRLLWGLKAAAVGSYVLATFYLGSWHMLSYYGRYALLGLFVVMAAYGGWRMRRRIFWTRPVGWQWTGPSIAGLLLLLSGTGLLEVYQAHRVPEDPVHLTFPLRSEAFYVASGGSQSLMNPHMKVGAPKLQRWRGQLWGLDIVQLYPTGNRAKGLYPTVLDQYAIFGTPIYAPCNGMVESTEGSLPDLSPPTRDTTRKAGNYVLLRCAPDAYVLLAHLKRQSIQVQPGDSVTTGTRLGQVGNSGNSWEPHLHLSAQSSVGETTILDADPRPMTFNGAFPVRNAVLRPASGISPEQEAFEPFARPAPSVSLSPNSL
- a CDS encoding serine hydrolase domain-containing protein, coding for MSDLFPNTRRCEPNGTRFRKIASRRAHWQIAAVTVLMLAFFLSGCVQSPVEPLSSLEHFTAHLNRRVPELVEQYQIPGASMALIHEGTLVWSGAYGTADAGSGRKMTVEAVCRVESISKSVTAWAVMRLVEDGRIDLDAPVHQYLEDWTFPDTEYAAQKVTVRQLLSHTAGLPLGPIGKGAEYAPQSSRPSLRDYLTREARLIRPPGSEFLYSNVGFNLLELLIEEVSGRDFATHMEEEVLRPLGMRRSTFAWRDSLREYIPMGYEGDGTPVAPYVYPVRASGGLLAPVEDIARFLRAEMLSFGDEMDGLLSPESIRMLHAPQTDIPGLYGIVADGYGFGHFVEVLPDSRQAAWHGGQGHGWMSHFHLVPESGDGIVLLTNSERSWPFFAHVLTAWSTWRGFGGVKLGRITDATTALWGLIGLLVIVSLWLLYRLVWALRTQERRFAPLERTAWIRRLLQAVGGIAVLAVVGWSATQPYLIVTSIFPATAGWAGLALCLLAATLIVSASYPRRAPSVP
- a CDS encoding transposase — protein: MPFTNGHHALWAVTAPAHRFSSAYSQSLNVLTLDNGRFYKANKLTIPENVRVIFLPPYSPELNPVERFWEDLKDHLAFHLHQTLSKLKERVSEKLHSYTDEAVPPLTGYQYLIDTSNAQLP
- a CDS encoding metalloregulator ArsR/SmtB family transcription factor; translated protein: MEDKQKRAFKDEIYEQFARMGKAFSSASRLELIDLLAQRERTVDELAEETEMSVANTSRHLQVLKGERLVRRRKEGTRAYYTLADPEVYRAWKAVRSLAETRLAEVEETVKRYLSDRDEMEALSQEELEERLERDDVLVLDVRPEEEFEAGHIPGARSIPVDQLEEHLDELPEDRDIVAYCRGPYCVYSDDAVRKLQEKGRNARRLSEGLPDWLVEGRSVEHGG
- a CDS encoding MFS transporter gives rise to the protein MKSPVHGIRANWKQFVLQVLTVFAVGLTMGAERNVVPLMGEEIFGVESFLVIGTFVVSFGLVKAILNLYSGKWADAYGRRPVLIAGWLSAVPIPFLLIYAPSWGWVALGNVLLGVNQGIAWSMSMISKIDLADSKERGLAAGIDEAFGYTGVAIGAWLTGVIAAHYSLRPEPFYFLLGVIALALLIAAFLIEETLPYAQAEADKRAGTDRDDAELPFWDIVKRATYQDRTLLAAAQAGHVENFVDTLLWIAVPIFLAGHGLGPAEIGVVVGVHSGSYFLQVYTGRLGDQIGRKPPIVGGLLLAGAGVLGMVLVEGYALWILFSGLSGVGMALHYPNLISVASDASHPLWRSTGLGVYRMWRDLGYAVGAILIGLTIDFSSIETAFYGVAGAMFVSGIYVLWRMEETHPEFGTHVSATRPEESELGAE
- a CDS encoding class I SAM-dependent methyltransferase gives rise to the protein MTSDSVRSPTASPGWMRWWNRTRYQLYAPIYDWVARPLEEGRKRAIEQVAPSSDDRILILGSGPGSDLEYLPREAEITAVDVVPEMVRRTTSKAEALDMNVDAQVGDVQALSFEDDSFDVVLLHLILSVVPDPKAAAAEAARVLAPNGRVSIYDKFVPSGTEPSLLRRALNPLARFLFSDLTRELDPLLSQAGLEVATPRKSSLGGLYTAAVARPIHAVDTGDRTASE
- a CDS encoding sterol desaturase family protein: MPALLDALQQTQTIAMLAGLAALMLWEHAHPFFDYFRKAPKERGVHALRNLLLGGLNAGVISLVFVGLWGAAALWADQQGIGLLHWAEAAAGLPTWAHALGAVLLLDFWMYVWHRINHVIPFFWRFHRVHHHDPKMDVTTASRFHVGEIILSSLLRLGVIVLVGVHLWELVLYETAMFAVVQFHHANIALPAGLDRTLRAIIVTPNMHKVHHSRWQPETDSNYSSLFSFWDRLGRTFRLREDPSTLEFGLDGWDAPEDQRFAGLLWAPLKTVDSDEDLRSKTVSVESPSREGDSARTE
- a CDS encoding GNAT family N-acetyltransferase → MNQAKTRPLIDFLCVRRHLRRRGVARALVHRGARRLKEEAGANHRVTLCSGYLLANRESAAWHEAVGFVELPDWLVLTHRYRRLQHNLRRGLVRDVFGAKHRAESLQATLGEMKEERRSDPLAYSPSRWLDPKEEPTDEEERTGEEGTSLGSRIDGHLESHFDRLDGLGPV